CACGGCGTCCTGGTAAGATGCAGCATACCCAATGTGAAACAAAAAGTGGTCCAGATAAGCAACGCGCTCGTGAAGTACAGTAATGAGAAAGAGGAAACGACGTGGACATGCACGATTGCGATCGTGTGCTGTTCTTTCAGTTCAGAGGCCCCCTTCAATCCCAGTAGCCGTGTTTCATCAACGAATCAGCGATCGCTCGGCAATAGATAATTGCAAGGTTGCTCCCCATCCCGGACCGTTCGATAGCGGGCATCGATAGCAGGCCGTTGTGCTATTCGATCTTCTGGCGCAGCGGTGCCTTTTGCCTTTGGGGCAGTCTCGATCGAGGCGGCGCATGACCACCTTTACGCGAAACTGCACCCACATGCATCCGAGATTGTCTCTTTTGTTTGAGCGCCAAGACGGCGGAAGGTTGTTAGTGTTATTATTAGGCGCGGCGTGGCAGACTAGGATCGATCTAACTTAAGGAAGCAGGAAGCCGCTCACTGCGGCTGAATTTGCACGACTCGAATACTCTATCTACGCGAGAAGCATGATTGGCAAACATCTCTAGAGGCTAGACAGCATACATGTAGGTTTAGCGATGATGGAAAGAACATTCAATTCAACCTTTGATCGTTGAACATGCGACTTGGCCTATTCCCACAACCCTCGACGATTTCTGCCCACAAAATGAGACGATGCGATCCAAAAGTCCTCATGCGTTGGCTCACCGCGTTTGCCGGACGAGCGCAGGTCTGGCACAATTGGAAGCACAACAATCTTCTCTCGACTGCGGTCCCAGGCGCAGCATGGCTTCTGTGTATTGGTACAGGCACGACACGCAAAGCGACGCCGATCTATGCGTGTCCAAATTGTCGGCACTTGTCGAACGAAGAGATCGCGCAAGCAGCGTTCGTCCGCAAGCACCGTTCGTCCGCAAGTGGCAATTCAGCAGAGCGCAGCCGGCCAAACCAGCTGGAGGCATCATTTGATGGGCCACTGTCCCAGTCGCCTGACTCCTGGACTACTGCCTGCTTCATTTCCAAGGGCACGATTAGAAGACGCGCGAAGCTGCTGGGCGTATCTCTGTATATGAACAACCCATCATCGATATCGCCACCGCCCAGAGGTAGGTCACTAAGCTCACTTCGGAGTTGCTCACTTTGGCGGCGCAGGGCGCGGTTGGCCACGCGATGTTTCTCCAGCTCTTCAATGTTGGCACCGGAAATTCTTCTCTCGTTCTGCAATCGCGCCTGGAGGCCTTCAATCGTAGCTCTAAGGCGCGCATTCTCCTTCGCTAGGTCTATGGGTGTGCTGCTTTGACTGGGTTCCGTCATAATGTCCGAGATGAAAGGATACTGTAGATACCATCACCGTCTCGGCCTGGTCCTTATACTGACCAGACATATAGAGTTCTCCTGACTGGGGATCGCCATCGCCATCGCAACGATCTTGATCTGTGACGGTAGATCGCGGTGGTTGTGCGCGATGCCTCACCGCACGAAGGCACACCAGGCAGCCCTCTTTACCTCCCTCATGCGCGGGTTGAATCACTCAGTCGGTGCTCAGTAGGCGCAACTCCCAGAGTGCACTTCTAAAAAGAGTAAGAAATCTATGTGCAGCATCCCCTGTTCGGACACACGTACAACTCATAGCACCGTCTTTTTGAAGGTACAGTCTTGCCTACAATACGTACTGTGGAGTATACCGAGCCACCTGCTGCTTCTCGGTTAGCAGGACCTTACCCAGTAACGGCAAGTGTTACTTCTCGGTATGGCTGGATGAATCTACCAGGCCAAATGCCTACTAGGTGCTAGTGAGCTACGAATCTGATCTATGAGGAGCGACTGCATCAACAAAACATCATTGACCCATCGTTTCCTATCATGTTGGCTCTAATAGTCCTGCCATTTGTGTCATGAGCATTGCCATCCCACGCGAACGTAGCAATGGTGCGAGGTGTTGTCTGGAGGAGGAGAAGCAGGACGAAGACAGTGGAGGAGGTCGATCGACACCCCGCTAGATGCTCGGGACCACGTGCCGAAGCAGGGATGTCACGTCACTCTCTCGGGGCTGGAAGTCGGCGGGCAGGAGAGCTTCGCGGTGTTGCATCAGCAAAACATCTTCTAGTTCTGCTTGCTGCATCTTCTACACTCTCCTTTCACGCCTTCTCCACAAGACCACACATCCGACAGCCACATGTTCATGCCTTGAGATACATCCTCCGACGACCAGAATGGCGTACATACTTGATTAACAATTTGGTTGAACTGCCTTGGAAACTTTACCGCGCATAATCATGCCTCTGCCAAACAAGTTGGCTGTACGTCCATTGCTCTCCAAATGTATGCTGTAAACGTGCGTTGACATTGGCATAGTCGTCGCCAGCCTTTCACTCTCTCGTCGGCGCCCACTCGTTCCTTCTCGGCCAGGCAGCATGGCACTACAGGCCCTCCTTTCTCCACTCCCCACAGCAAGCCCGATCACTGTCAGCTACACCTTTACTGTACGAGCAACAAGCGCAAAATGCCCAGTCGTCCAAGGAGCCACCGGCCTCGTCTCCCGAATTCCAGCGGAGCTCAAGTACCACGTCAAGCACATCCTCAACGACACCCAAGCAAGAGCAAGCGAAGACTGCTGTGAGGAAACAGAGCGCCAGCGGAGTCGATGGGCTAGAGCACAGTCCAAATCAGAGCCTACCACCAGGCTGGGAAGAGCGCGCCGACTACGACATTCAGAAATTCTCAGATCTGCCGCACAGGTTCTTCGGGTACAACCAGCACATAAAGGTGAACGAGGACTTCAAAGAGTCGTTGCGGCAAGTGCTGTGGCAGTTTCGCGCACCGATACGGTACGCCTTTGCGTACGGGTCTGGCGTGTTCGGGCAGAAGTCATCCACTGGCAGCACTGGCAGCGAGTTCAGCCCACACCCCAATCCCCCCAAAGCCGTCGAGGAATGGCAGAAGGGCGGCGCGAAGATCATTGACTTCATATTCGGTGTCAGCCACACCCAGCATTGGCATAGCCTGAACCTCCAACAACATCCCGAGCATTACTCCGGGTTGAAGAACTTACCGTACAGCTCTGCCGTTGTGTCATGGATGCAGGACCGCTGGGGCGCAGGTCTGTACTATAACCCTTACATTACCGTCAATGGAATCATGATCAAGTATGGAGTTGTGAACCTGGATACATTGGCTCGGGATCTGACAGACTGGGACACATTATACCTCGCAGGTCGTCTGCAGAAGCCTGTCAAGATTTTGCGAGACGATCCTCGGATACGTCTTTCCAACCAGGTCAATCTAGTATCGGCGCTACGCACCGCCCTGCTC
This genomic window from Fulvia fulva chromosome 4, complete sequence contains:
- a CDS encoding Phosphatidate cytidylyltransferase, mitochondrial gives rise to the protein MPLPNKLASSPAFHSLVGAHSFLLGQAAWHYRPSFLHSPQQARSLSATPLLYEQQAQNAQSSKEPPASSPEFQRSSSTTSSTSSTTPKQEQAKTAVRKQSASGVDGLEHSPNQSLPPGWEERADYDIQKFSDLPHRFFGYNQHIKVNEDFKESLRQVLWQFRAPIRYAFAYGSGVFGQKSSTGSTGSEFSPHPNPPKAVEEWQKGGAKIIDFIFGVSHTQHWHSLNLQQHPEHYSGLKNLPYSSAVVSWMQDRWGAGLYYNPYITVNGIMIKYGVVNLDTLARDLTDWDTLYLAGRLQKPVKILRDDPRIRLSNQVNLVSALRTALLMLPEKFSERQLYERITGLSYLGDPRMHSLVASEAPSKVSNIVGAQLPGFRQLYVPLIENLPNVNFTDPRTPKEPGWEKEDAIRHTGTITKLEDNALGGEEGLSLSQDLDPVKRGNMVRRLPKAFRKKLYYHYKGKFQIPGSAFDNILEETKDDDPQGFKRREGRDFERRISEQDDLPQVMAKCVQGTVSWPSTMQTIKGAFTAGITRSVKYVSEKRSKGQQKAKSSPEKAEGASKQEAKEAKTKEEEVDKEEEIGQGKGA